The following nucleotide sequence is from Carassius gibelio isolate Cgi1373 ecotype wild population from Czech Republic chromosome A24, carGib1.2-hapl.c, whole genome shotgun sequence.
gatatttttggactgatgcgacttatacccaggtgcgacttatagtccgaaaaatacggtagataaaatgcttgaaatgtTCTAATTAGTTAGTTTTTCCAGCAGAGCGTGCTCCATTGTTTGCTCCTGGCGACCTGGATGAAACGCTTTTAAGCATAAGTCTGTATTGAAAACCATTTAAACTTTTAATGGCCATATCTCAAGGGTTGTCTTATTCGACCTTACGTGCCCTGCGGAGTGAATGATTCTATGATTCCACTTCAAAGGTAATGTACACGTTAcattcaaagggcattaaagtgtgcgagacgtgaatttatattatatttatttacagattATGTCACAATTCTTTATTAAATTTTGTCTGTGTATGAAGACAGTAGTGCAAATCCTTGAATGGATGTTCCGAAGTGAAATAAACTTCAACGGAATAATATTAAatggaattgaattgaattaaaggtGAATAAACTTCAACTATACTGTTAAGTGTACTGATATCAGACTAATTTTGTATAATTTAGTGTTAAATTGTAAATGCCCTGCCTCCATTACATATctcatatatatattacatatattatttcatGACATGATCAATAAGTGTTTGATCACCACATTTGAGTGATCATTGcaaaaaaatgttatgtatatatattcagcttatgtatatactgtattctatatattgtaccagtcaaatgtttgcaCACACGAAAGGGAAAGTGTCAAAACAGTTGTCTGGTACTCTACTATATCATACACAgagaatatcggccgatatatcggtatctgcctttttttttttttactccctaatATTGATATCGGCATCgcccccccctccaaaaaaaacatATTGGTTGGGCTCTACTCATTACTGTAGTAGCTAAGAcatcatatataaataatagatatTTGATTATGTTCAtaatatgtaagaaaaataaccttcctatattaaaatttatagtgtgtatatatatatatatatatatatatatatatatatatatatatatatatatatgtatatatatatatatatgtatatatatatatatatattagtaattaaAGTTCCATAACACCAGATATGCTAATAATGCCAATAGCTGACTTTGCCAGTGTGTCTTTATGCCTCTCACATCACATTCACATGACCATGATGACATCTTCTCTGCATTGCATTACATTTAGGGACCATCCTGTgatgaaaaactgtaatattatgctTTTAGATGTTTGGTCTTTCTCTGTTCATCCCCAAATGAAAATGAGTTTATATGTGTAAAGATTTATATTTGATGATATATTTTTGCAGTTTAGCCTCTgagatatatttaatgtaatatccatagaaattattttgttgttaatGTTCATTGTCGCTGATGCTGAcaggtgttttttcttctttcagtcCTGATGAAAGGAGGTTCTGTGTTTTTTCTCTAGCAGCATCCACAGATGGAAAAGAAATTTTAGGCGGGTTAGTAATATACTATCGTCTAAGAATACTACCCCCAGCAAACAATCCTGTgctaacaattattatttattttttttatctggatacttaaaaaaaaatgtttttacacgaTTTCCACTATTGGAttgttattctattctattttattttaattaattaattaattaattaaattatttaatagcaGAATAACCGCCTACCATACATAGAAAACTAAAGTGTTTCTTTATTCTTAATGAGATAGATGCTTTTTGTCTCTATCAAATAGTGCAAACGATGGCTGTCTGTATGTGTTTGATCGTGAACAAAACAAGAGAACACTAAAGGTATGATTCACACATTAGTAAAGTAATAGAAGGGCATACATttgcacttttattaatataacaataaaaaaatatttattcagaatCCAGTGGATAAGAAAATACCCCATCATCAGTAACCCAAAAACATTTAGGTGCACTTCCAGATCTGCTGCACTTctaaatacaatacatttattttaaaaaatgttggtcgaaatttttttattaatggcgCAAGCTTTTTATTGGATCAATATCCGTTAACTCTACTGTCAATCTGTCATATTTCTCAGCCATCCTGTGATATTTACAGCTTCCCGGTCTCATTGCATCAAATGTCTATTGTTCTGAATTTAAAGTGATCATTGATGTGCAAGCTACATTTAATGAGAACAATATCCAGACATTACCCTCTGTAGCATGACTcaagtgtttttctttctctatCTCCCCATCTTTCAGATCGACGCTCATGACGATGATGTGAATGCCGTAGCGTTTGCAGACAATTCATCACAGCTGCTGTTCTCAGGCAGTGATGATGCTCTGTGCAAGGTATGGGACAGACGTACCCTCAGAGAAGACCGACCACAGCCTGTGGGTCAACTGGCCGGACACAGAGACGGAATCACCTTCATACACAGCAAGGTATAATAGCACAATCCATACTGTCATATTTGATTTGATCTTCATCAAGACAGTGTGTTTACAATACAGTTTTACAATATACTGCACAAACCTTTTaggtaataatattattataagacAGATGATTGTGAGCATGGTACAATAAACActtcagttcaaaagtttgtagtCAGTATAAATCCTTGGTTAAAGGATGTTaaccaaggctgcacttatttgatcaaaatcagCGGTCATTACTGGAAaattgtggaaactgtgaaacatttttcagggttctttgatgaatagaacggtCAGTAGGCCAATAATTTGTAATACTCCTCCATAAAAATATGCACTCAAGATTGCAGAGTAACCTTTTGTGTAACTATTTATATGAAGCATTCATTGAAACTACATGTCAGAAATATGTGGCTACTTCCTTCTTATTAATGGGGTTGACTATTCCAGCTGCGTCCAGGTGCATAAAAGCAAACCATGGACGTCCACATACTTTTTGGCCATGTATTCTTTGTCACAGTGAACAAGACAAAGGTCCATAACAGTTAAAGAGCAGGACTGTTTTCATAAAATTCTCAGATTCAAATGCATGCACGTATGTTGTCCTATAGGGCGACGCTCGGTACTTGATCAGCAACTCCAAAGATCAGACCATTAAGTTGTGGGACGTGAGGAAGTTTTCATCTAAAGAGGGGCTCACAGCCTCACGGCAAGCTGTCACACAACAGAACTGGGACTACCGCTGGCAGCAGGTTCCCCAGAGAGGTGCGTTAGCATGCTTGAGCAACTGTAGCAGACCTGCTAGCCCTGTTGGTTTGTGGTCAACCTTCGTTTTACAATTGAACACAGAGTGCCTGCTCTGACTTGTTATTTTGTTGGCCTGCAGCAATAAAGAAGCATAAGCTGACTGGTGACACCTCTGTGATGACCTACAGAGGACACGGGGTTCTGCACACGCTCATTCGCTGCCGCTTTTCGCCTGAATTCAGCACTGGACAGAAGTTAATTTACACAGGCTGTTCAACAGGCAAAATCGTCAGTAAGTAGATAATAATCGCAAGCGTGAAATTGTCTTTGAAAgtggctttttattattatccaaATCTGCATAATTTCACATCCTCCCATCTTTTTTTGTAGTCTACGATGTGTTGACGGGAAGCATTGTGTCCAAATTGTCCAATCATGACGCATGTGTGAGGGACGTCAGCTGGCACCCGTATCACAACAACATGGTCAGCAGCTCTGTAAGTAAAACCATTGTTTACTACTGGAGTTTTTTTAAACTAGAGTTTTTAAACCagagtttttaattaaaactgacGAAACATATTTGTTGACAAGAAGAAACAACATCATTAAACAGTTAATCTATCCACAGGCGCATTGACCAAAAAGATGggactaatatatatacatacagtacagaccaaaagtttggaaagagtttcttctgctcatcaagcctgcatttatttgatcaaaaaaaaagagaaggaaatattgtgatatattattacaatttaaaaattattgtttttaaatttattataatttaatttatcatatatattttgtgatgcaaagctgaatttttaggatcattatcccatgatcctttagaaatcattctaatatgatgattcataatcaaagttggaaacagttctgctgcttaatattttttcagaacatgtgatacttttttaggatactttgatgaataaaaagtaaaaaaaaaaaaaaaaaaatctatgtttttaaaatatgaatattttgtaataacaatatacactgctggttagtaatttggggtcagtaatttttttttctttctttttttaaataaaataaatactttcattcagcaaggatgtgttaaattgataaaaagtgatagtaaaggaaatatattattagaatatatattattagaattttttttttttttttttaataaatgcaaaaattacttttaaccttttattcatcaaatatattagacagcagaactgtttcaaacactcataataaatcagaatattagaatgatttctaaatgatcatgtgatcgactggatgttacatgtgacactgaaggctggagtaatgaaactgaaaaatcagctttgcatcacaggaataatttttttttaagtatattcaaatagaaaactattattttaagttgtaataatatttcacaatattactgtttttttctgtatttttgatcaaataaatgcaggcttgatgagcagaagaaactttatagtaatgtttccaaacttttggtctgtactgtgtgtatatatatatatatatatatatatatatatatatatatatatatatatatataaaatctctctatattttcttaaacaaaaaaaaaaagaggagaaaaaataTAAGCCTCCAGCAGTTTTCATGCTTGTGGTAGCCAGATGTCATGAGTTACCAATAAGAGTTTATCTCTTTGAAGGACACATTTTCTTTCCTGTGCTTACTGATAATCTGAAAACACTGGCAAACGTATAAGTTTGAGTTTAGCCATCTCCATTGAGAGCTTTTTGGCTGTTTTCATCCAAAGTGAATTTGGAGGCCAAGACGTTAAAGGAAATCAACCAGTGAACCACTCCTTGATGATTCTGGCAGTGTGGCATGGCAATTATTCTGTTGATCATGCCCATCACTGGCAAGGTACACAGTTGCCATGAATGGGTGTAGTTGGTCCTCAATGAGGTTCAGATACCTGACAGCTGTCAAGGATTGTGCTTTTGAGATAATAGGGCTTAAAGTGTCCCAAGAAAACATCGCCCACAGCATAACACCACTGCCAGTGGCCTTTGTCCACCCAACAGTGCATCCAGGTACCATAGACTCATCGAAAAATACATTGGCATCATCTGTATTAAAGATATACTTCATCCGAGTGAATATAATAGCCTTGACAGACTTGGAGTTCCACAACTATTGGCTTTGTTCTCTCTCACTGGACTCGTGGTGTAGGTGATGAAAAAGTGGAAAGCAGGCATTTGGaccaaagcactgtgaggcaaGGGAGGGGAAGACTCACAATGTTTCTaaacttaaaacacatttttgtgttttactACTTTACtacacaattatttaaagtattaCACATTGTTATTTATAATACACAGACTGGTTGTTAATCCCCCGGGTCTTTTTTCCTTCTCTTGTCACTGTTCGCTCAGTGGGATGGTGCCATACGTCGGTGGGAACACACGCAGAACCCCCTTCTGGACAGCGACAGAGAGAGGATGAACGTGGATATGCTGGAGATGGAAACCAAATGCTGTTGACGATGTCAGAGGAAGATGGTGACATCGTAGTAGGAATAGGATGGAGCAGGaataaagagaaacagaaaaaatcAGAAAAGAACACATTTTGTAAAATCGAATTGATGTAGCGTTAGGCAGGGTCTTCaggttttttatttcacattataggcacaaaaagATGATACACACATGTTTAAGCTAAAAGGATCCTTGACATTTACGCCTCTCTTTCAGCTCAGAGATTTAAGCGCAGGTTTAAGCTTAAGTGAGTGAGTTTCACCAATATAAAGAACGCCGATTTCAGACGGGCACAGCACAACTGCTTAGCTTGAAAAATGACTGTATGGTAACTGCTTTACCCAAAAAAAGCAATACCTGGATAATGGACATGTCTCTAAAAGTGCAAAGAATTCTGGGAATAATTCTaaatattgtaagatattttattgctattaatGTTCAGGATTTGATTTTGTAGTACAATGTAAAATGATATTTTCTGTCAAAACTGAATGCGTGTTTAATGTGCGTGTGTGGAGACAGTAGTGGGTTTACGGGGTACGGGAGGGAGATTCTTTATGCgtatgtgtgtgagca
It contains:
- the LOC127946404 gene encoding DDB1- and CUL4-associated factor 11; its protein translation is MGSKSSSGMSGRGSGNNPDQSEPEPNQNSDQTGHTQAERQSGSEENVDLAQVLAYLLRRGQVRLVHGSGATGLQLVQSYSDSDEDSDGAWDGRLGHRYDPPVDAQPDTQEVDHSEIRTQILLATASSCLKGRHSFTQMLAEREQGRCLGSSFSHGECSRIRSHFLPNHVVYKDTYQQKVFCGVYSDEGNMFLTACQDQNIRLYDTSRGRFTLKKTVKARDVGWSILDVCFTPDARCVLYSSWSDYIHVCSVDGDNETHTALDLNPDERRFCVFSLAASTDGKEILGGANDGCLYVFDREQNKRTLKIDAHDDDVNAVAFADNSSQLLFSGSDDALCKVWDRRTLREDRPQPVGQLAGHRDGITFIHSKGDARYLISNSKDQTIKLWDVRKFSSKEGLTASRQAVTQQNWDYRWQQVPQRAIKKHKLTGDTSVMTYRGHGVLHTLIRCRFSPEFSTGQKLIYTGCSTGKIVIYDVLTGSIVSKLSNHDACVRDVSWHPYHNNMVSSSWDGAIRRWEHTQNPLLDSDRERMNVDMLEMETKCC